The Raphanus sativus cultivar WK10039 chromosome 6, ASM80110v3, whole genome shotgun sequence sequence ttatttaaaatccaattgaacttgacattttataaagtaCTATGAAATCGGTTGTTGTTGAAGATATTTTAAGTAtagagttttaaagtttttaaatgattttagagtgtttgggtggagtttctttgttaaaaaaattacaacccAAATCTCATGattttaagtaatattttaGAGTGATTTAACAAAAGTCACTTAAATCTTTGCAAttaattgaaattatttaaaacattattaaaaatcaaatcacctcAAATTTTAGATTGAATACACTTTCCAAAGTATCAagaatttgaaatttgaaattatagCTGATAAAATTACTAATCTTAACCATTATTATGTCAAAACATTTCCCAAAGTAACTGTCTTGAATTGTTTTAAATACTTGTAATTGACAAAATTGACAATAAGGGAGATGTATTGAAACAAGAGTTTCAAGAGATTTTGGGATTTTGTTAAAATCTTTTGTTATTCAActgaagatttttatttttttctccaaatcaagtgttattcaacATGGAATTTGGGCAAAGTAACTTAAAATCACTTGCAATTCTCTGTTATTGAATTTACAATTTgcaaaaactaaatcaaatccactgttattcaattataaacaatatttagGAAGAAACTTTTTGATTAAGATTTTAGGAGAGTTTACACTCTTTTTTATAGTTAAAAACAGTCCAATATATAATACCATCTCTACATATGGTATTTAAAGAagcttaaaaattaaaaagaaaaaaacaaaacattcaaCAAAATAATGCCGTACCTTGTCGAGTAAGAACAAAACGTCATCTTGTTCGGAGGGCCTTCTTGCTCGGTGGGTGATTTCCGCTTCCAGGAAAAATCCATCTCTGAGTTTTAGATAAAGACTGTCACTATGTAGAATCCGAAGTATCATTGATCgactaaatatgtttttattagcACGAAGCAGAATATCAAATTTAGATAAAAGGAATTCATTCAAtttcaaacccaaaaaaaaaacagtatgaACCTACTTGAAGGAATTCATTCTCCATATTCTTCCTTTTCAGTAAATTCTCCACAAAGGAATTCATTCAACTTCAAACCCAGAAAAAACCAAAGCTCATATGCCACAAAACAACTGCTGCAAAAGGTGAGACTCTCACGTCTCATCCTtaacttcaaaaatatataaaaataaaagtcagaGCTTTGATGAATATACAAACTAAAGAATTAGAAGCTTCACAttcacaaaaagaagaaaaaaactgaatGGGTCAGTCTATACAAGGTTTTTCAGTACAAACTCTTCACTGCAGTAGTTTCAATGACTCTTTTTCGCATCACCTCTGGAGATCTGTAACTATTTGAGGCTCTGAGCTTTGGAAGCATTTGAATCAAGCGACGTGTTAACGGAATTGCAAAAGGCATCCATGATCTTGCAAGGATTTCCTCTGGTAGATGTGAAATCAAAAGCCTTGAAGCATGTTGATTTCATCAGTTTTGCTGAACAATCTTTGATGACAACACTCTGCAGTTCTAGGTGCTGGCACTAAATTGGCTCAACAAGAGAGAAACTTGCTGCTGTAACCGCAAAATCATAGGAAAAATGAACATCACTTTCTGCAGAAAACAGTGACTGAAAATTTGCATCAAGTCTTCTAATACATAAACAAACCTTGCAATGTATTTTGTGTGATGTTTATTAGTAACGAGTGAAATtgcaaactgaaaaaaaaatgaatgagtTGATAGAGAGACTCGTAAACAAAAAGCAAACtgacaaaaaaacatttcaaatcACCTAAACAACTCTGAAATTTAGGTGAAAAAatcaatcaaattatatatggaattctgtttttatttttaatattttatcataacCACTCTAATAACTCTAAAATCACCTTAAAAcacaccaaaataaaaacactctaaaatcttCTAAAACCCCtaattcaatacaccccctaaGACATATACTacattagtttttcttttacataCTACATCCGGTTTTTTTCTTTGcaatttgttttcctttttcttttcgtGGGTTGCAAAATCCGACAGCCAGAATCATTCAGTGTTGCACGTGTCAATCTCTGATCACGGCGTGGATATTTTGCACGGCTTCTTAGCTCTATTTCTCCCTATATTACATGGAAACGGAAGCGGATACGCGGAAGCGGAATCGTGTGGAAGCGTAGAAgcgaaatttttttaaaaagtaggAAGTGGAAAAGTATCGGAAACGTATATATAtctcaaaatatatagattacaaATGTgtctaaaaattatatgattcaaattaaaaaaaaattgttcatttataataattttaaattattttatgttaaaaccGTGAAACTATACATAAACTAAgtttataagatattattaaactaattattttttaatattttgtaaataattaacataatatatttgaatatagatAATATATCTCTAATAAACCCTCAATGCATAAAGACAatatatagtattagttttaatgcttgtgtatatatattctctatttcactattatataaaaacaatgtttcttatatttttatttatttatgatattgtattttttttaaacgggAGCGTGATTCCAAAATGGAATCGTAAGCTTCCAACGTGTTTTTAAAGAGGCATTTTTGGAAACGCATTGGAAGCGAGATTCCTAGAGCTTCTATAAGTttccgattccgattccgattccgaaACAGGAAGCGGATGTCCGACAAAGCTTCCATACAACCTAGATTTCTCCTATATAATTCAAacctaaaaaggaaataatcgGATAAAGCAAAGAGGATACAGTAATTTTGAATTTGCTTGTTCCAAAATTTCACATTTCCAAGCAGTACATTTCTTTTCCAAGCAGTTAGGCTGTGTACTTATTGATTtggatttatataattttgtgttCTCTCTATACGATACAGGCATGACTATGTATGAGTACAGAGATGGATCAAATAGTGTTGTTCCAGCTTtcaataaataagaaaatccagtacaaaataacaaaactatTGAGAATCAagtaatcttaatttttttttattacaagacCGCACACTCACAGATTTTTCTTagggagaattggaaaaaagagacatattatttttttttttgtcactttaagacttttcatacttttggcaaTTTTGGACTTATTTTACCCTTGGTTgatgagaaaaatagtaaacttaaataaaaaaatatacaaaaatatgaaaactattagaaacataagtatgacaatttatatattttaagtttttaaaaaaaaaattggaatcatattttattttactttctaaCCCAGGTTAGAATACACATTATGGTGATCTATTTTACCTAGAAATCGAAATATAAGTTTATACATCGATATATCCTTGGTATAAAACGTTATGTAGATTTCCTTGTCATATATATCTTAGGTACATTTTGTGACGTTTCAATCTAGCAAGATCTCTTCACTATACCCGAGGTTATATAACGATAAATAACCACAACTCTAAGATATACCTAACGTAGTTTTTGTGAAATTAAGGTCATGTACCTTTTAACTTATGTGACGTCTTAGATAGAATAGGTATCCCACATACTGTACATTGTTAAAGCCTAGGTATGATACGTTTTCTAGGTAAATccgaaaaatatggaaacttccatattcGGTTATagatgtttcctaaatcaatccCCAAATATCTTGGAGAATATTTTCTGCACGATATTCTCCTCCTCCCACGATCTCTTCATCGACGCTCCCATCTTCTATTCTTCTTCCTCCCTATTccattctcttctctcttctctccatcaTCACAACATGGTTCTAATCTATGTTAAATCTGGTGAATGGATGTGTAGTTGCAGCGACCAGTGGAGTTTCATGGTAGACAAAGCAAGGCGTGGTCGAATGATACCATTAGAGACTACTACTTTGTTGGAGCACCTCAAGATCATGGTGTGTGAGGATTATGGCGTGGAACCTGATTCCGTTAATGCAGAGTTCAGCTATGAGATGGTGGATCAAAGAGGGAATCCTCCCATAATAATCAGCAATGATCGACAAGTATCTAACTTTGTGGCCTATGCGAAGAAGGGTTCGTCTACAACCTTGTGTGTCACGTTCGCTAGTAGTGGTGTAAATCAAAAGGAACGCGTCAATATCGATTTGAATAAGGAGCCGTGTGATTCAAGTAATGTTGATGACGAGGAAGATCCTGACAGAAATCGAGCAGAGTTTGTCAAAACTTCAAAGGAGTCTTGCGTTAGAAGGAAGGATCATGTCGCTGGGGATGCTTGCGGTGATGCCGGTTTAAGGAGTGAAAATAATGGAGATAGTGAAAAGGATGATCGAACTTGGAGCGGAGATTTCGTGAAGAAGAATCaaattttcagaaataaaaagGTTTTGAAGGCAACACTGGAGATTTGGGCGATGAAGCATAATTTCGATTTCATTGTTAAGAAGTCTACAAAAAAATGGTGGTATATTCgatgtaaggatgcattgtgcaACTGGTCTGTGCGTGCGGAATGTCTGGATGGGTCTACATATTTCATGATCAACAAGTGTGAGGAAAGACATTCATGTGCTCCTTCAAAGAAAAGCAAATTCGGAAAGACCGCATCGGCAAGAACAATTGGGAGACTGATACAACATCGATTTGATGATGCAAATGATGGACCCAAAGCAAACGAGATCATTAAATTCATGAGAATGGAGCATAGTTGTGAGATCAGTTATTGGCACGCATGGGAAGCTCGTGAGTTTGCAATTGCAGCTGCTAGAGGTATACCAGATGAGAGCTAtgcaaaaataccaaaatatttgcatATGATCAAAGAAGCTAATCCTGGTACACATACTGAATATGAAACTACAGAGAAGGGGAGATTCCTCTATCTATTTATCTCGTTTGGGCAATCAGTTAGAGGGTTCTACAATGCAATGCGTAGGGTGATTGTTGTCGATGGAacttttctgaaaaataaatacaaaggaGTTCTCCTTGTTGCTACTGCTGTTGATGGTAACTCTAATTTGTATCCGATTGCATTTGGGGTTGTTGATTCTGAGAATGACGATTCATGGGGGTGGTTCTTTAGACAGTTGAGCGTGGTTGTAGATGACTCCAAGGACTTGGCTTTTATTTCTGATAGAAATGCATCGATCGCTAAAGCGATTGGGACTGTCTACCCTCAATCAACACATGGAATTTGCATTCATCACTTGCTGACCAATGTGGTTAAATCGTTTAAGGGAAAGGGTTGGACAGCGTTGGTCGAACAGGCTTCAAAGGCATATAGGTACTCTGAATTTCAGGAACGTATGACCGAAATTTTTGATATGAGTCCAGAGCTCGGAAGATATCTACAGGAGGCTGATGTGCGAAAATGGAGTCGTTCTCTCTTCCCTGGTTCCAGGTATGACATTAGGACCACAAACCCTGCAGAGTCGATAAATTCTCTTTTGAGAATACCTAGAGAATATCCGGTTATTCCGTTGCTGGATAGTATAAGGGAATTTATGACTCGATGGTTCTACGAGCGTCACCTGTTAAGCTCGAAGCATCTTGATCCTTTAACCGTCAAGGTGGAGAAAAAGATTGATAGGAGAATTGTCAAGGCAAAAGGATTTCAGGTTTACAAGATTGACAACTTCAGATCGCTTGTGAAAGGAGACATATATGAATGTCATGTTGATTTGGAGAATAGAACATGCACATGTGGGAAGTACGATATAGGAAAAATACCTTGCCGACACGCCATTCCTGCCATTTATTCACGAGGTATGGAAGTTTAAACACATGAGTATATGacctattttgttatttttcagcATATAGACTCTACTGAAGCACAAATTTTTGTTGACACAGGTAGAGAAGTACACAGTTTCACTGACGTTTTATACACAACTGCAACTTGGAGAACAGCCTATTCGGAGTCCATTAATCCAATAGCAGTCCCACAGTCTGAGTGGAATGTCCCAGCTGAGGTTGACCTTGCAAAACTTTTACCACCAGAGTCAAGAAAGAGTGCTGGTCGACCAGTAAAGAGAAGGTATGAAACAGTAGAAGACAAGATCAAATCTTCTCAAGGATCAAGCAAGGGTAAAAAGCACAAGTGCAGCCGTTGTGGTAACGAAGGACACAAGAGAGGAACTTGCGATTTACCCATTTAACATTTACGTTTCTTCTTAGAGATCTCCTTAtttctctgctttttttttgttttgttttactcTTAACTACGTCCTTGCTTGACAATTTCGTATTTGCAACACTCTTGAGACATTATTGGTTTTACTAGATGATTATCtctaagaaagaaagaacaagaACCATAGtctaataattatttgaaagagaAAACAGAACAAACTGAGGCAGCATATGACCATCATGCATAGGTAATGTACATGAGGACCATCACCAAACAACACAGAAACAAAGCTTTTGTCATCTTTAACTCGGTAATGCATTTGATGGTCTTCTCTTCGCTACGTGCAACAGCATATTCCATCTCATCAATTTTACTCTCATGGCGTTTCAGCATTGCCTCAGAAGCTCTCATTGATCTCTGAAATTCAGAATTGTCAACGAGGAGGACGTCAAACAGGTCTTTGAAGTCTTCAATCTCCTCAACAACTGACTTATCAGTCCATTTGAACAAGTGGGTTTTGTCCTTCATCAAAAACATCGACCAAACAGTTAGATTAAAACGAGGAAAAAAGTATATGATTATAGGACTAACCTTCTCAGATCCCATCGGACAACAATGGAATAATCTTCCCGGATTTCTAACGGTTCTCGAGGTGTAACACGACACAGCCTCACCGCACTTGCATCGTGTGGGAATTCCGTGGTCTTTGGCTACTCGAGCTGTTGAATTGGAAGAAGAATTGATCGAACTCATGATTGAGTCGTTCTCCATATTTGTCGCCGCTGTATATTTCTCTGTCGAAGAAGAATGAGGAAGAAAAGAGAGTAGGTCAAAAAATTAGACAAAACGGCGCCGTTTCATACACCTATAACGTGTATTATACCTAAGGtatatcagaaaaaaaaacaaaattttcgcGTATATCACACTTCTAGATCGTTTGTAGTTTAACTTTGAATCCTCTAAACAAGTGTTACAACATGGATCAAAGAAGGAGATAATTTTCGAAAATTATtgacaattttatataattaattatttaagtgaTCAATCTACATAATAAGTGAATAGATCAGGGTATGTTAAGGTTTTATTTTGGCTTTTGTTTGGTGTTTAGGGGtaatgttttcaaaacactTAAGGGTCTGATTAGGGATAAtggttttcaaataaatttagggtatgtttagggtatTATAAGGGTTACTaaatttagggtatgtttagggataatggtttccaaataactttagggtatgtttagggtatTATAAGGATTACTaaatttagggtatgtttagggtaatggtttccaaataactttAGGGGTTTGTTTAGGGTATTTTAAGGGCTACCATATTTTTCctaaaaaaaatacttcataGAAAAGCAAAGTTAGAGTTATCAATGTGtcataaaagaataaaaacctAGAGTTTTGCCtcataattcaaaaaaaaaaccaaagcaCTAGTTAGACACTATTAGTCTTCTTCCAGATCGAAGACCTCAGACCTCTCCCATGGTGAAGGCACATAGGTTTTCATAACCTCCGCATAAACAGGATCGTGTGTAGCCTCCCATAATTCCACGCCAATCTTCTGTCTGCAACCTTGAATTATTTCGTCATTCACTAAGTTGATGTCGAGACCAAGCAGATGGCATTCCAAGTATTTGAGTGCGTACGCACCGCAATCACAACAAGACTTGTTCAATCTCTTTTGCACAGGCACATCGACGATAGTGTATGGTGACAGGTGTAGTTTCCTCGATCCAGGTGGTGCAACGGCCTTCACTATCCTAGGAATCATAGCAGCAAACTTCTCAACGTATTGCCTATTCTTATTCCCACCGCAATCAAAGGCGAACACTTTTCTTTCAATGATGTCGACGCAGACAGCAATCCAGTGGTTACCTGCGTTGGACAGTATAAAACTTGGATCAGAGAaggaaatttaaaatagaaaacgtCTAGAGGAGAGGATGATTACCATTTACAAACAGAGGACCGTAGAGACGATCAACATCGACGCCCCAAACTTCATTAGTCCGCCCATGAGATGGAATCTCTCCTCTCCCGTATGATAGAAGGAATTCCGGCAGTTTATAGGACTTTTTGTCGGGATGGAAAACGTTGTATGCAGCTTCAAGTTGGAGGCAGAACAAAGCGGTCATAAAAGCAACACGGGTTGGCGCCCAACGCTTCAATGTTGTCTTGACTCGCCATATAAACATAAAGCCATCCATTTCCTGaatattcacaaaaaaatataagttgcAGCAAAGAAGATGTGCAATGAAGATATTGAAACAAATGATTACCTCGTTTCCAAGCCATTTTCCTGCGCATACTATCCTTTGTGCGACAGTCATATTGAAACACAAAGGACCTATTTGTAAAGGTACGGGCTTCATAGACCATTCGTGGAATCCTTGCCATGATTCTTCAGAGAAATAATACAGCGACGACTGCGGAGAACCATCTTGGGGCAAATCTTCATCGGTAAGCTCAAGTCTAGACCATTTCTTCCACTGTGAGGGTTGAACTGTATTGTCTTTACGAGCTTTAGCCTTGCTCGAACCTCGAACTGAAGTCATTGGAGTCCACCAGTCATCTGCCTTGGCTGTCTGAGATGGATCAAAGTCGGTCACATGAGACGCCTGAGAAAGCCCTTCGACGCCTTGCGTACTGATTCCACGAAAGCTAGCCTCTTCTTGAGTGAAATTAAGATCCACTGGACTctgtgaaaataaaaaaaattaaaccaaaatttacACAATTATAATACATACCAAGCTCATAACCAAggatcatatttttaaaaaagtttcacAACAATTGCATTACAAAACCATAAGACAAccattacataattccaatattacacataacaaaatacataaagGACTGATGAAATACATCGTTCCAATATTACACATAACAAAACCATAAAACAAACAAGACACTAAACCAAACCGAGACCTTAGCGATGACTAACAAGTGCAGTCACAAACAAACAAGAGAAAATAACATTAAAGGAGTGATGAAGACTAGTTGTTCTTTACCCCGCGTGTGGACCTCCTCAACGATGGCTGCTGGGTCGTCGTTGTCTTGCTCGGAGAAGGCGTCTCTCCATCCTCAACTTCAACGCGGGGTTCCTTAGTTGGAGCTTTTAGCCGATGTTCCAATTGCTCTAATTTCTcatccatcttcttctccatccttTGCTCCATTGCAGAGATACTCTGCTCAAACAACTGCGCCATAAAAGTCTTCATGTCTTCATTAAAAGATGGTTGCTTCGATCCACCATTGAGAACCTTATGCTTCCTTTTTTCCATACCACGATCTGGAAGCCTTTTCTTACCCTGCTTTGATGTATCGCCTAGGCTCGTTGATCCTCTTGGAGTCTGAAAAGTTTCATCACTCTCATCTGTCTCAGCTGCTTCATCATTCACTCCCTCTTCACCAGGCTGATCTAGAGATTCCTCTACAGCTTCTTCGAAATCCCAAACATGCTGAGTGAAGTCATTCTTTGCGGAAATCAGCTCCATCAGACCCTTGATTCTTTCATCCTCCACATCATCTCTGCGGAAATCAACACTCTGGATAATATCCATATTCCCTGTCGATGAGATGAATGGATACATGTCatcctacacaaaaaaaaataatgaaagttAGATCCTACAAATTTATTTCAAACCTGATGGAGTCATAAAAACAAGTGATACTTACCTCAGCTGTAAAAATCTCCTCCAACCGATTGATCTCTTGATATGACACCTTTCCAGCTCCCATCCAGTTGATGCATCTAGGACCATCCGCAAAAGCTTTGTCCAGTTTCTT is a genomic window containing:
- the LOC130496750 gene encoding uncharacterized protein At4g04775-like, whose protein sequence is MENDSIMSSINSSSNSTARVAKDHGIPTRCKCGEAVSCYTSRTVRNPGRLFHCCPMGSEKDKTHLFKWTDKSVVEEIEDFKDLFDVLLVDNSEFQRSMRASEAMLKRHESKIDEMEYAVARSEEKTIKCITELKMTKALFLCCLVMVLMYITYA
- the LOC130496752 gene encoding uncharacterized protein LOC130496752, which gives rise to MSEELPKRLFKEGEEPQVSQINNNCRIDYIIKKFTAWMPKELDVVKKDPVFAQIFKLHENGLGYSARVVHSFLCRELVTYKLHELWFVFARRPLRFSLQEYHAVTGFECNTSISLSEFEEWKFDGGFWSRVLRRKDETVTLFDLWNKDKDSVKKWKNADRIRLIYLAFILCVVLARDEKQNIPLKYIKVVMDLEKVRKYPWGVASYDLLCESIAKNRYKLKEKTSSYVLDGFSYALQIWAMEAVPKIGKLCGKKLDKAFADGPRCINWMGAGKVSYQEINRLEEIFTAEDDMYPFISSTGNMDIIQSVDFRRDDVEDERIKGLMELISAKNDFTQHVWDFEEAVEESLDQPGEEGVNDEAAETDESDETFQTPRGSTSLGDTSKQGKKRLPDRGMEKRKHKVLNGGSKQPSFNEDMKTFMAQLFEQSISAMEQRMEKKMDEKLEQLEHRLKAPTKEPRVEVEDGETPSPSKTTTTQQPSLRRSTRGSPVDLNFTQEEASFRGISTQGVEGLSQASHVTDFDPSQTAKADDWWTPMTSVRGSSKAKARKDNTVQPSQWKKWSRLELTDEDLPQDGSPQSSLYYFSEESWQGFHEWSMKPVPLQIGPLCFNMTVAQRIVCAGKWLGNEVIICFNIFIAHLLCCNLYFFVNIQEMDGFMFIWRVKTTLKRWAPTRVAFMTALFCLQLEAAYNVFHPDKKSYKLPEFLLSYGRGEIPSHGRTNEVWGVDVDRLYGPLFVNGNHWIAVCVDIIERKVFAFDCGGNKNRQYVEKFAAMIPRIVKAVAPPGSRKLHLSPYTIVDVPVQKRLNKSCCDCGAYALKYLECHLLGLDINLVNDEIIQGCRQKIGVELWEATHDPVYAEVMKTYVPSPWERSEVFDLEED
- the LOC108858568 gene encoding uncharacterized protein LOC108858568; the encoded protein is METSIFGYRCFLNQSPNILENIFCTIFSSSHDLFIDAPIFYSSSSLFHSLLSSLHHHNMVLIYVKSGEWMCSCSDQWSFMVDKARRGRMIPLETTTLLEHLKIMVCEDYGVEPDSVNAEFSYEMVDQRGNPPIIISNDRQVSNFVAYAKKGSSTTLCVTFASSGVNQKERVNIDLNKEPCDSSNVDDEEDPDRNRAEFVKTSKESCVRRKDHVAGDACGDAGLRSENNGDSEKDDRTWSGDFVKKNQIFRNKKVLKATLEIWAMKHNFDFIVKKSTKKWWYIRCKDALCNWSVRAECLDGSTYFMINKCEERHSCAPSKKSKFGKTASARTIGRLIQHRFDDANDGPKANEIIKFMRMEHSCEISYWHAWEAREFAIAAARGIPDESYAKIPKYLHMIKEANPGTHTEYETTEKGRFLYLFISFGQSVRGFYNAMRRVIVVDGTFLKNKYKGVLLVATAVDGNSNLYPIAFGVVDSENDDSWGWFFRQLSVVVDDSKDLAFISDRNASIAKAIGTVYPQSTHGICIHHLLTNVVKSFKGKGWTALVEQASKAYRYSEFQERMTEIFDMSPELGRYLQEADVRKWSRSLFPGSRYDIRTTNPAESINSLLRIPREYPVIPLLDSIREFMTRWFYERHLLSSKHLDPLTVKVEKKIDRRIVKAKGFQVYKIDNFRSLVKGDIYECHVDLENRTCTCGKYDIGKIPCRHAIPAIYSRGREVHSFTDVLYTTATWRTAYSESINPIAVPQSEWNVPAEVDLAKLLPPESRKSAGRPVKRRYETVEDKIKSSQGSSKGKKHKCSRCGNEGHKRGTCDLPI